Genomic DNA from Rissa tridactyla isolate bRisTri1 chromosome 17, bRisTri1.patW.cur.20221130, whole genome shotgun sequence:
AATGCTGAGACTCGGAagagggacagggctgggcaAAGCCTTGAGCCAGGGCTGAGCCTACAGCTTTTCGGGTGAGCGGGCAAGCTCCAGGCGAGCCATCGGGGAGGCAATTGCTCCTGTGGGTGGCAGGGGGATGGCACAGGACAGGATGCCCTGCAGCCTCACCTAACGCTGGCCTTCGGCCCCGCAGGTGAGCAGCTGGCGAGCCCCACGCACGTGCGCTTTGCTGCGGAAATGGCACATCACCTGCTGCAGTGGGAGCCAGGACACAACACCTCCAATGATGTCCGCTACGAAGTGCAGCACAAAGTGTGAGTACAGCCATGGGGAGACAGGGGGTTTTGGTCCCTGCCCAAGGTCACCAACAGCGGTGATGAGAGAGTGCCTGGCACCAGTCAGCACCGCTCTCACCCCAGGCGCTTCTCCCTGCAGCTACGGCACAAATTTTTCCTGGACAGACATTCCGAGATGCATGAATATCTCAGAGTGCTCCTGCGACCTCACGTACTACACCCTGGATCCTGCCCGGCGCTACTACGCACGGGTCAGGGCCGTGTCCGGAAACCAGACGTCCCTGTGGCAAAGGACCAACTCTTTCTCCCCACAAGAAGGTAGGTCTGGCGTCTGCCTCCACCCCGCAGCCAGGGGCTTCGAGGATGGCAGAGGTCAGGGTGCCAAGCTGCTGGGGAAGAACTTGGGGACAGACGAGAGCAGGGATGTGTCTTTGTACCTTCCTGCAGGGCGGCCGAGATGGGATGGGACAAGCCTAGGACAGGTGGCACCGGCAGCAAGGGACAGTCACAGCTCAGTCCACTGCTGCAAACAGGAGAAAGTCCTAATGTGCTCTTCCAACCGTCTTGTTTCCAGCCAGCCTGCGCCTGTCAGGCCAGAGCCTCTCTGTGTCGGGCAACACCGTCCACGtggagctgcagctgctcctcagggcgGGGAACCTCACTGTGCGATACGAGGACATTCAGAAGCACGCAAGGCTTTACCGGGTCTACGTCAGGAGGGCACAGGACAATCGAACGGTGAGATGAGTTGCTGGTCTCGTGCTGTCCCCATCTGTCACACGCAGCACTGCCCAAGttgaaaagcaaattttttaaagtaCAGCCTCCTGTAAAAGTTGATGTTGAGCTTTCTCACAGCCACAACATCACAGAGAGATTTCTCTGAACTTTTTATTGCGGTAGGTTCCCCAGCTCTTGTCAGGACTTTGGGTCTCGCTGCTGTTAGCTGTATCGCTGAGCGCCCTGGGGACTTCCCCCAGGGGACAGTGGAGGAGGCGGGAGGAaagcgcggggctgggggctctcgGGTACCAGCTCATGCTCTGGTCATTGCAGTATGAAGTGGTGCGGACCGTCCCGGAGTTCAACATCAGCAACCTCTTCTGGGACACGGAGTACTGCATCAGCGTGGAGCCCGACGTGGCCAGCCGGTGCATCCATGCCACACGCACCGACGAGCAGTGCATCACCATCGGTGAGAGAGACAGTAAGTGATGGGAGAGCCAGGGAAGGGGGGGACCTTGCGGGACATGGATCCTCCTCAGcctcctggccctgggggtccGCACCAGGGCAGCTGCTCTGTGTCCCTGCTGCAGTGCCTTCATGCTATGTGCACTGAGggctctgcctttcctgcctCACCTGGGCACGTCCTCTCTTGCAGGGAGTGCAGAGCTTGTCCTGGGCATCGTCAGCTCCTCCTTCATCACCATGTCATTCTTGGGCCTCCTGGGGGCTCTGCTGGTGTGCACCTACATAAAGAAACCCATGAGGCCTCCGTCCGTCCTGGTAAGACAGCACCCTTTGTGGTCGGCACGAGGTTGCAGGCTTGGGTAGCCCTTGGGGGAGGCAGGCAACAAGCAGGGACGAGGCACGGCTCACtcccctcttttctctccttcccagaAGTCATTCATAAAGCAGAGCTCGCTCTGGGTGGAGCAGGAGTCCTCGTCCTCGGGCAGCCAGGACGCAGACCCCGTCCAGCAGCTCTTCCTGTGCCAGAAGGAGCCCCAGCAGGAGAGTGGCCACAACGGCAGCACTGGCACAGCCCAGCTGTCCCCGGAGAAGGGCTGGAAGCTCCCAGCACGGCCCGAGGACCGGCTGTGCCTGCTGGGGCCGGGGAGCAGAGACAGCAGCTGCACCAGCACCGACAGCGGCATTTGCCTGCACAACTCCTCCTCCTTGGAACTGAGCTGCTCCTCGGGCCACGAGCCCCAGGGCTACAAGCAGCAGGTGCCCACCGGCGACGACAGCGGCGTGGGCCTGGAGAGCCCCTGCCCTCGCCCCACATGCTCCTCCGGCAGCGGGAACGTCAGCCCGGCCGAGaccaggcagccccagggaggggagcgcgggctccccccTGACACCAGCCAGGACAGCGAGCAAGACGTGGAGTTCCGTGGGTACCTGCAGCAGTCCAAGGGCACGGTGGAGCCGAGGCAGGACTCGGCCAAGGGGATGCTCTTCTCAGGCTGCGCAGGATCCTCACAGGGCCCAGGCAGCGCTGACATTGCGCTGGATGTAGAGTGCGCCGAGCTGGCTGTGGC
This window encodes:
- the IL10RA gene encoding interleukin-10 receptor subunit alpha isoform X1 yields the protein MAPSAAALALCVALLLAQRTDGEQLASPTHVRFAAEMAHHLLQWEPGHNTSNDVRYEVQHKVYGTNFSWTDIPRCMNISECSCDLTYYTLDPARRYYARVRAVSGNQTSLWQRTNSFSPQEASLRLSGQSLSVSGNTVHVELQLLLRAGNLTVRYEDIQKHARLYRVYVRRAQDNRTYEVVRTVPEFNISNLFWDTEYCISVEPDVASRCIHATRTDEQCITIGERDRSAELVLGIVSSSFITMSFLGLLGALLVCTYIKKPMRPPSVLKSFIKQSSLWVEQESSSSGSQDADPVQQLFLCQKEPQQESGHNGSTGTAQLSPEKGWKLPARPEDRLCLLGPGSRDSSCTSTDSGICLHNSSSLELSCSSGHEPQGYKQQVPTGDDSGVGLESPCPRPTCSSGSGNVSPAETRQPQGGERGLPPDTSQDSEQDVEFRGYLQQSKGTVEPRQDSAKGMLFSGCAGSSQGPGSADIALDVECAELAVAKGYLKQSSPEHPRRHAQDLAAWGAPREPTAWDFSSQVGPEAPTLLSYGAPGAPLAPKAVPELLKTPFDLSIFNTDLWGTLPLVSSLSTDEWLTRQINPLSLLNGASKDSRL
- the IL10RA gene encoding interleukin-10 receptor subunit alpha isoform X2 — protein: MAPSAAALALCVALLLAQRTDGEQLASPTHVRFAAEMAHHLLQWEPGHNTSNDVRYEVQHKVYGTNFSWTDIPRCMNISECSCDLTYYTLDPARRYYARVRAVSGNQTSLWQRTNSFSPQEASLRLSGQSLSVSGNTVHVELQLLLRAGNLTVRYEDIQKHARLYRVYVRRAQDNRTYEVVRTVPEFNISNLFWDTEYCISVEPDVASRCIHATRTDEQCITIGSAELVLGIVSSSFITMSFLGLLGALLVCTYIKKPMRPPSVLKSFIKQSSLWVEQESSSSGSQDADPVQQLFLCQKEPQQESGHNGSTGTAQLSPEKGWKLPARPEDRLCLLGPGSRDSSCTSTDSGICLHNSSSLELSCSSGHEPQGYKQQVPTGDDSGVGLESPCPRPTCSSGSGNVSPAETRQPQGGERGLPPDTSQDSEQDVEFRGYLQQSKGTVEPRQDSAKGMLFSGCAGSSQGPGSADIALDVECAELAVAKGYLKQSSPEHPRRHAQDLAAWGAPREPTAWDFSSQVGPEAPTLLSYGAPGAPLAPKAVPELLKTPFDLSIFNTDLWGTLPLVSSLSTDEWLTRQINPLSLLNGASKDSRL